The sequence GAGCCTGTCTGAACCAGAATTTTCAGAATTTAAGAATGGACGGAATTCTGAAAATTCAATAATTCTGAAAATTCTGGTTCAGACAAAATTCAAACAAAAGCCCCACATCTTGCTTTTACCATACATGATAAAACGCCGCCCATCCGCTAAAGAAACATCTTATACGCACAAGGTATGGCAAACGGTGGCTATTGTGGCGTTGCTGGCGGTGGTGATACTGATAGCCCGGGTAGCTTTTAACGTATTGCTGATGGTGCTGGCCGGCGCGCTGATAGCTACCTTTTTTCACGGTTTTGGCGATCTGATACAACGGCATACCCGCCTTGGCCGCCGCCCGGCCATGATCATTGCCGTTGCAGGCTCGTTCGCCTTGCTGGGGCTGATGCTGTGGTTTATGGGGACTACCATACAGCACCAGGTAGCCGAGCTTAGCGATAAGCTGCCGCAAACCATTAGTAACGTAAAAGCTAAAATGTCCACATCGCCTATAGGGCAAAAAATACTTCAAAGCGTATCGGGCGATAATTCGCAAAAACTGATGACCACGGCGCAAACCTTTTTCAGCACCAGTTTCGGGGTGCTGGGCGATATTTATATCATTATGTTTTTGGGGATATTTTTTACGGCCAACCCATCCATGTATAAAAACGGCATACTGGTATTGGTGCCGTCCGGTCAGAAAGACACGGGTAAACATATCATCAACCGTATTAGCCTGGCGCTAAAAGGCTGGTTAAAAGGGCTGATGGTATCTATGGTGCTGGTTACTATCATGATATCTACCGGGCTGCTTATCATTGGTGTACCCGTGGCTATGGTACTGGGATTAATTACCGGCCTGTTAGAGGTAGTGCCCAACTTTGGTTCGGTGCTGGCTATGATACCCGGTGTACTGCTGGCGCTTACCATCAGCACCAATACGGGTATTATTGTAGCCCTGCTTTATATTACCTCGCAAACTATCACGGCAAATATTGTTAACCCGCTGATCCAGAAAAAAATGATCAATCTGCCGCCGGCCTTAACATTAATTAGCCAGCTAATTATGGGGGCCATATCCGGCGCGCTGGGTATTATACTGGCCGTACCCTTACTGGCCATTACGGTTATTTTGGTAGATGAACTCTACGTAAAAACAATAGACGGCGGCAAGGTAACCGATGAAGGCGAATTGGAAGCTAAAACCTAATTCACCGTAAACTTAAATGTTTCCGATTTAGACACATTTCCCTGCTTATCATAAGTTTGCACATACCAGTAATAAATACTGCCCGATGTTACACTTGTGTTAAAGCTTGTATTTTGTGTATTGGCTATAACCTGTTGTAATGGTGTGGCATTCTTATCGCAAAAAACAGTATAGTAATTGATGTCGTTGTCTACATCGCTGCCTGTCCACGTCAGGGTTACTTTACCCCCGGTAGCTGTAACAGATTGATTGTAAGTTGGCGACACCATGGTAGCCGGGAACGGCGCGTACGACGTGATACCTAAACCGGCATTGTAAAATCGCCACTCATTACTTTTTGTCCCGTTCGGCACTCCCGCAGAAACCGAATTAACCGACCATGAATAAGGCGCATTTGCCGGTATAGTAACTGCCATCTGGTTATTCGCTGTGTTTTTTGTGATCACTTCCTTCGTTACCAGGTTTGTAATGATAAGCTGGTAGCCATCGGTATGCTCGGTGGTATTCCAGGAGAAGGTGACCGTGCTTTCGGTAGCTGTTATGTTAGTACCTGTAGTACACAGGGCATCCTTAGCAGGGAACACCAGCACAGCCTTGCCGGGTGGTGTATGGTCGTCCTCCTTTTTTGTGCACGATGCCAGTATGGTTATTATAGCGAGTAAAAACAGGGGCCTTCTCATTTTTTGATGATCTTATTAATGTATTCTGTATTGTCGACGGTAAGCTTTAATATGTAGATCTGCGTATGTTCCAACGTTGACAGATCGAGTGTGACCTCACCGCTTTGATTGGTATATTCCTTACTGAAAACCTGCTTGCCCGATGAATTAAACACCTGCACCTGTGCCTGGCCGACGACTTTATCGCCAAGGTTTAGGGTGAGGTTGCCCTCAAACGGGTTTGGATAGGCCGTTATATTATCGCCGATAACGATCCGTTTTTCTACAATGCCCTGGCAAGGCTTATCTGTAGTTACCGAGATATTGTTTACGCCCTTAGTCAGTGGTAGGGTGATGTTGCTGCCGGTGGTGTTATAGTCTACTCCGTTCACTTTAATATTGTAGGTAGTGCCACCGTCCAGTGTCAGCGCTAAACTATTGGTATTTTTGTTGAGGGCCGAATAAACCGACAGGTCCTTAGGCTCGGTAACTTTAATCGAAAAATACTGCTCGTACGTATACCCGGTAATGTTGATGTAAAGGTTGTATGTACCCGCCGGTAAATTGGGGATGGTAACGCTGTTTGTAAACGAATAAGTAGTAGTGGGTATGTTATTGCTTAAAACTTTTACGGTATAAGGCAAATTGACCCCGGCAGTAATTTTTATAGTGCCGTTTGCCGATCCCTTGCACACCACACTGGTTGCCTGCGTGGTAAAGTTTGATGGAGCTAAAGACGCGTGCACATTTACTGCGTCTGATGTTAGCGATATACCATTTGATGCTATTGTTACCTTGTAAGCTCCTGATTCGGTTGCTGTATATGCATTTGTTGTGCCTGCTGTTGTAATGGCTATACCATCCTTATACCATTGATAAGAATAATTTGAATTAGCAGCTGTTGATAATGCTACCGAACTGCCAATATTAATTTCGGTTGAACCTGCCGGGGTTATAACCGGCGCGGCCACGTATACAAAGCCTGTTTTGGTTGCTGTGCCATTGGCGTTGATGACGGATACCGCTCCACTTGCGCCGGCGCCTGCGATGGCCGTAATACTTGTTGGCGATACAACCGTAAACGATGAGGCAGCCGTGCCGCCAAAGCTAACCGCGCTTGTACCTGTAAAGTTTAAGCCGGTAATAGTTATTGTAGCGCCGGCTGTTGCGGCTACCGGACCAAAGCTGCTGATAAATGGTGCCTGCGTATAAGTAAAGCCGGAAAG comes from Mucilaginibacter mali and encodes:
- a CDS encoding AI-2E family transporter, which codes for MIKRRPSAKETSYTHKVWQTVAIVALLAVVILIARVAFNVLLMVLAGALIATFFHGFGDLIQRHTRLGRRPAMIIAVAGSFALLGLMLWFMGTTIQHQVAELSDKLPQTISNVKAKMSTSPIGQKILQSVSGDNSQKLMTTAQTFFSTSFGVLGDIYIIMFLGIFFTANPSMYKNGILVLVPSGQKDTGKHIINRISLALKGWLKGLMVSMVLVTIMISTGLLIIGVPVAMVLGLITGLLEVVPNFGSVLAMIPGVLLALTISTNTGIIVALLYITSQTITANIVNPLIQKKMINLPPALTLISQLIMGAISGALGIILAVPLLAITVILVDELYVKTIDGGKVTDEGELEAKT